From a region of the Tursiops truncatus isolate mTurTru1 chromosome 2, mTurTru1.mat.Y, whole genome shotgun sequence genome:
- the KCNK13 gene encoding potassium channel subfamily K member 13, with translation MTTPATVEGKLFLIFYGLLGCSSTILFFNLFLERLITVIACIMKSCHQRQLQRRGALPQQSLKNPGKGEADSAAGWKPSVYYVMLILCMASLLISCCASAMYTSVEGWSYFDALYFCFVAFSTIGFGDLVSSQNARYASQGLYRFANFVFILMGVCCIYSLFNVISILIKQSVNWILRKMDGGCCQQCQRSLLQSRRNVVMPGTVQNRCDISIETDGVIESDTDGRRLSGEMISMKDFLAANKVSLAILQKQLSETANGCPHQTSTLSLDDEFSGGIGAFAVMNNRLAETSGDR, from the coding sequence ATGACGACTCCGGCAACAGTAGAAGGAAaactctttctgatcttttatgGCCTCCTCGGGTGCTCCAGCACCATCTTGTTCTTCAACCTCTTCCTGGAGCGCCTGATCACCGTCATCGCCTGCATCATGAAATCGTGCCACCAGCGGCAGCTCCAGAGGCGGGGGGCCTTGCCCCAGCAGAGCCTGAAGAACCCGGGGAAGGGTGAGGCGGACAGCGCGGCTGGCTGGAAGCCCTCCGTGTACTACGTCATGCTGATCCTGTGCATGGCCTCCCTCCTCATCTCCTGCTGCGCGTCCGCCATGTACACCTCCGTGGAAGGCTGGAGCTACTTCGACGCGCTCTACTTCTGCTTTGTGGCTTTCAGCACCATCGGCTTTGGGGACCTTGTCAGCAGCCAGAATGCCCGGTATGCTAGCCAGGGCCTCTACCGCTTCGCCAACTTCGTCTTCATCCTCATGGGCGTCTGCTGCATCTATTCCTTGTTCAATGTCATCTCCATCCTCATTAAACAGTCCGTGAACTGGATCCTGAGGAAGATGGATGGCGGGTGCTGCCAACAATGCCAGAGAAGTCTCTTGCAGTCCCGGAGGAACGTGgtgatgccaggcactgtccagAACCGGTGCGACATCTCCATAGAAACGGATGGAGTCATAGAGAGTGACACGGATGGGCGGCGTCTCTCGGGTGAGATGATCTCCATGAAGGACTTCTTGGCGGCCAACAAGGTCTCACTAGCCATCCTCCAGAAGCAGCTGTCCGAAACGGCCAATGGCTGCCCCCACCAGACCAGCACTCTGTCGCTGGACGATGAATTCTCAGGGGGGATAGGAGCCTTTGCAGTAATGAACAACAGGCTGGCAGAGACCAGTGGGGACAGGTAG